One Chitinophagaceae bacterium C216 genomic window carries:
- the pyrC gene encoding Dihydroorotase, giving the protein MNLIIKQAKIVDPTSSHHGKVIDIHISNGRIISIGKNLKAKGAREVALPQLHVSPGWVDIFADFADPGFEFRETISSGAKAAAAGGFTTVCVMPNTNPVVDQKAVVEYIIQKAKGLPVTVLPLGSITRNAEGKELAEMYDMKLSGAVAFTDGKNPVQSSGLLVKALQYIKSFNGVIIQVPDDRSINPHGVVNEGITSTQMGLPGRPDIAEEIAVAGNIKLAAYAESGLHFTGVSTEASLKLIKDAKQKKLDITCSVTPYHLVFCDEDITTYDTNLKVNPPLRNKKDRKALQKAVGEGLVDCIASHHIPQDKDHKIVEFEYAKNGMLSLQTVYAALNTTLPDVTQERWIELLAINPRKILNLDIPSIEEGNIASITLFNPQEEWVLDQGAVLSISKNTPFIGKAFKGKPLGIYHNNQLVLN; this is encoded by the coding sequence ATGAACCTTATCATTAAGCAAGCAAAAATTGTAGATCCCACTTCTTCTCATCATGGGAAGGTTATTGATATTCATATCTCAAACGGGAGAATTATTTCCATTGGTAAAAATTTGAAGGCAAAAGGGGCGAGGGAAGTTGCGCTGCCTCAGTTGCATGTATCGCCCGGCTGGGTAGATATTTTTGCCGATTTTGCCGATCCGGGTTTTGAGTTTCGCGAAACAATCAGCAGCGGTGCTAAGGCAGCAGCAGCCGGAGGGTTTACTACCGTATGCGTAATGCCCAATACAAACCCCGTAGTGGATCAAAAAGCGGTTGTGGAATATATCATACAAAAAGCCAAGGGACTGCCGGTTACCGTATTGCCATTGGGAAGTATTACCCGTAATGCGGAAGGTAAGGAACTGGCCGAGATGTATGATATGAAATTGAGTGGAGCGGTAGCCTTTACCGATGGTAAAAACCCCGTGCAGTCTTCTGGGTTGTTGGTAAAAGCGTTGCAGTATATCAAATCCTTCAATGGTGTAATCATTCAGGTACCCGATGACAGAAGCATTAATCCTCACGGAGTAGTGAATGAGGGCATTACTTCAACGCAAATGGGGCTTCCCGGGCGACCCGATATCGCTGAGGAAATTGCCGTAGCAGGCAATATCAAGTTAGCAGCTTATGCGGAGTCGGGTTTGCATTTTACTGGTGTGAGTACGGAGGCTTCTTTAAAGCTGATTAAGGATGCCAAACAGAAAAAACTGGATATTACTTGTTCTGTAACGCCTTATCATCTGGTCTTCTGTGATGAGGATATTACCACTTACGATACCAATCTAAAAGTAAATCCGCCGTTGCGCAATAAAAAAGACCGTAAGGCTTTGCAGAAAGCGGTTGGGGAGGGATTGGTTGATTGTATCGCATCGCATCACATTCCGCAAGACAAAGATCATAAAATTGTGGAGTTTGAATATGCAAAGAACGGAATGCTCTCTTTACAAACAGTATATGCAGCACTCAATACCACACTGCCCGATGTGACACAGGAACGTTGGATAGAGCTGTTGGCTATCAATCCGCGGAAAATATTAAATCTGGATATTCCTTCCATTGAAGAAGGTAATATTGCTTCCATCACTTTATTCAATCCGCAAGAGGAGTGGGTATTAGATCAGGGAGCAGTGTTGTCTATCAGTAAAAATACTCCCTTTATAGGTAAAGCCTTCAAAGGCAAACCTCTGGGTATTTATCACAATAATCAGCTTGTATTAAACTAA